The proteins below are encoded in one region of Caldisericia bacterium:
- the tuf gene encoding elongation factor Tu (EF-Tu; promotes GTP-dependent binding of aminoacyl-tRNA to the A-site of ribosomes during protein biosynthesis; when the tRNA anticodon matches the mRNA codon, GTP hydrolysis results; the inactive EF-Tu-GDP leaves the ribosome and release of GDP is promoted by elongation factor Ts; many prokaryotes have two copies of the gene encoding EF-Tu) — translation LAGDNVGLLLRGIAFDEVERGQVVAQPGSVHPYKKFEAQVYILSKEEGGRHKPFFTGYRPQFYIRTTDVTGEIKLPEGVEMAMPGDNVIMTVELIYPVALEEGLRFAIREGGRTVGAGVVSKLIE, via the coding sequence GTTTAGCAGGAGACAATGTTGGTCTTCTTTTAAGAGGTATTGCATTTGATGAAGTTGAAAGAGGTCAAGTAGTTGCTCAACCAGGTTCAGTTCATCCATACAAAAAATTTGAAGCCCAAGTTTATATTCTTTCAAAAGAAGAAGGTGGAAGACACAAACCATTCTTTACAGGATATAGACCTCAATTTTATATTAGAACAACAGATGTTACAGGAGAAATTAAACTTCCAGAAGGTGTTGAAATGGCAATGCCAGGAGATAATGTAATAATGACAGTTGAACTTATCTACCCTGTAGCCCTTGAAGAAGGATTAAGATTTGCAATAAGAGAGGGTGGAAGAACTGTTGGAGCAGGTGTTGTTTCAAAACTTATTGAGTAG
- the rpsJ gene encoding 30S ribosomal protein S10: MKETKSRVRIKLKSFDSRVLDISATLIVNTLKKLGVEVSGPIPLPSERTLYTFLRAPNIDKDSREQLELRIHKRLIDILNPTPESTKALMDLDLPAGVDIEIKL; encoded by the coding sequence ATGAAAGAGACAAAAAGTAGAGTAAGAATAAAATTAAAATCTTTTGATTCAAGAGTTTTAGATATATCAGCAACATTGATTGTGAACACACTAAAGAAACTCGGTGTTGAAGTTTCTGGTCCAATTCCACTTCCTTCAGAAAGAACTCTTTATACATTTTTAAGAGCGCCTAACATTGATAAAGATTCAAGAGAACAACTTGAATTAAGAATACATAAAAGACTTATTGATATTTTAAACCCAACACCAGAATCAACAAAAGCATTAATGGATTTAGATTTACCTGCAGGAGTTGATATTGAAATTAAGTTATAA
- the rplC gene encoding 50S ribosomal protein L3 → MKGIIAKKIGMTQIFEENKVIPVTILKAGPCKVIQKKTLNKDGYLAVQLGFEPEKERRLNKPLLGHMKKAGEYFKYLKEIRDFDKEVGEIVEVDIFKKGEKVKVTGISKGKGFQGVMRRWGMGGGFDSHGSTSHRRIGAIGNRLTPQRVFKGKRMPGHMGLDTVTVRNLEVVFIDKDNNLLGLKGAVPGPNGSIVIVRGE, encoded by the coding sequence ATGAAAGGTATAATTGCTAAAAAAATTGGAATGACTCAGATTTTTGAAGAAAATAAAGTAATTCCAGTTACAATACTGAAGGCAGGTCCATGCAAAGTAATTCAAAAGAAAACTCTTAATAAAGATGGATATCTTGCAGTTCAACTTGGATTTGAACCAGAAAAAGAGAGAAGATTGAACAAGCCACTTCTTGGACATATGAAAAAGGCTGGTGAATATTTTAAATATTTAAAAGAGATCAGAGATTTTGATAAAGAAGTAGGAGAAATTGTTGAAGTTGATATCTTCAAAAAAGGAGAAAAGGTTAAAGTTACAGGAATTTCAAAAGGTAAAGGATTTCAAGGTGTAATGAGAAGATGGGGAATGGGAGGTGGCTTTGATTCTCATGGTTCGACATCTCATAGAAGAATTGGTGCAATTGGAAACAGATTAACACCTCAGAGAGTTTTTAAGGGTAAAAGAATGCCAGGACACATGGGATTAGATACAGTAACAGTTAGAAATTTAGAGGTTGTTTTTATTGATAAGGATAATAATCTTCTTGGACTTAAAGGTGCAGTACCTGGTCCAAATGGAAGTATTGTTATTGTGAGAGGTGAATAA
- the rplD gene encoding 50S ribosomal protein L4 has translation MMNIPVYDIEGKVIESEEMPEVFSIPPHYHSLFLSIRYIRNALRRGTASTKKRGEVRGGGRKPWRQKGTGRARQGSIRSPLWKGGGIVFGPKPRSFRIEIPKKIKRLGLLSSISSKINESKFFVVSGIKFEKPSTKEAVKLLNKLNLLGSTLFVFSDENGEVLLSMRNIPKVLPIHYRFLNSYDILKHDNLILTKEALEKVKEVWGNV, from the coding sequence ATAATGAATATACCAGTTTATGATATTGAAGGAAAAGTTATTGAAAGTGAAGAAATGCCAGAGGTTTTCTCTATACCACCTCATTATCACTCTTTATTTTTATCAATTAGATACATAAGAAATGCTTTAAGAAGAGGAACTGCTTCCACAAAAAAGAGAGGTGAAGTAAGAGGTGGTGGTAGAAAACCATGGAGACAAAAGGGAACAGGTAGGGCAAGACAAGGATCAATTCGTTCTCCTCTTTGGAAAGGCGGTGGAATTGTTTTTGGACCAAAACCAAGGAGTTTTAGAATAGAAATTCCTAAAAAAATAAAAAGATTAGGCCTTCTATCATCTATAAGTTCTAAAATCAATGAAAGTAAATTTTTTGTAGTAAGTGGAATCAAATTTGAAAAGCCAAGTACAAAAGAAGCAGTAAAACTTTTAAATAAACTTAATCTTTTAGGTTCTACACTTTTTGTATTCTCTGATGAAAATGGAGAAGTGCTTTTAAGTATGAGAAATATTCCAAAAGTTTTACCAATTCACTATAGATTCTTGAATAGTTATGATATTTTAAAACACGACAACCTTATTTTAACTAAAGAAGCATTGGAAAAAGTGAAAGAGGTGTGGGGAAATGTTTGA
- the rplW gene encoding 50S ribosomal protein L23 — protein sequence MFEKVLIRPVISEKSQKLINERKYVFLVNKDANKEMVKKAVEEMFNVKVEDVNIVKKYPKKRRIRYLFTKTPEGKKAIVTLKEGYSIEFLKGV from the coding sequence ATGTTTGAAAAAGTTTTAATTAGACCTGTCATTTCTGAGAAAAGTCAAAAATTGATTAATGAGAGAAAGTATGTTTTTCTAGTTAATAAAGATGCAAATAAAGAAATGGTTAAAAAAGCAGTTGAAGAGATGTTTAATGTAAAGGTTGAAGATGTTAACATAGTTAAAAAGTATCCAAAAAAGAGAAGAATTAGGTATCTTTTTACTAAAACTCCAGAAGGTAAAAAAGCAATTGTAACCTTAAAGGAAGGTTACTCAATTGAATTTTTGAAAGGAGTGTAA